A single Brevundimonas sp. M20 DNA region contains:
- a CDS encoding patatin-like phospholipase family protein, with product MPPARSDRLSDALHRIFERGGNTPASWFALTGGETLFAEGDPADTLYLLRAGRLGVFRSESNDQPPQFVGVIRPGEPAGEMAMLAGSPHTADVVALRDSEVLALPRDAFFEAARTEPDLMVELSRLMIQRARDRRSGGGEPSVFGFISARPRPIRAFVERIAAAIEAAGFTCQVIDHSALSSAADWFSRVEDSHDFVLYVAEADEPAWAALCARQVDRLFVVGQCLLAPPNRPLPHAGVLDAQRRTDLILLRDPRMARPHNTAVWIDAVQPGRWFQAMEGDPADAARIARVITGTAVGVVMSGGGARAYAHIGALKALCEAGVPIDFVGGASMGAVVAAGPAMGWTLDELEDRIRRSFVDSDPLSDITFPMLAMSRAKKVDNLLQAAYGDTDLADLHLPFFAVSTNLTSGRIEIHRRGLMRRAMRATIAIPGLLPPVVLDRQVLVDGAVLNNLPAEVMRQMNAGPVIGIDMSQARGVDPHMIEHPPSIWRLIATGAWRRGPPIVSIMMRSATLTSDAEIERSRGIVDILVQPTPDGVDIRDWKAYGPAVDAGYRAMAAELEALDGPVTGLRRRRTVAAQSGTGVETAEGSPRPDEAEKPAKGRRKAPKARRPS from the coding sequence ATGCCCCCCGCTCGCTCCGACCGGCTCTCCGACGCCCTGCACCGCATCTTCGAGCGGGGCGGAAACACGCCCGCCAGCTGGTTCGCGCTGACGGGCGGCGAGACCCTGTTCGCCGAGGGCGATCCGGCGGACACTCTCTACCTGCTGCGCGCGGGCCGTCTGGGCGTCTTCCGTAGCGAGAGCAACGATCAGCCGCCCCAGTTCGTCGGCGTCATCCGCCCCGGCGAACCGGCGGGTGAAATGGCCATGCTGGCGGGCAGCCCGCACACCGCCGACGTCGTCGCCCTGCGCGATTCCGAGGTTCTGGCCCTCCCCCGCGACGCCTTCTTCGAGGCCGCCCGCACCGAGCCCGACCTGATGGTCGAGCTGTCGCGCCTGATGATCCAGCGCGCCCGCGACCGGCGCTCCGGCGGCGGCGAGCCCAGCGTCTTCGGCTTCATCTCCGCCCGCCCCCGGCCCATCCGCGCCTTCGTCGAGCGGATCGCCGCCGCCATCGAAGCCGCCGGCTTCACCTGTCAGGTCATCGACCACTCAGCCCTGTCCTCCGCCGCCGACTGGTTCAGCCGGGTCGAGGATTCGCACGACTTCGTCCTGTACGTCGCCGAGGCTGACGAGCCCGCATGGGCCGCCCTGTGCGCCCGTCAGGTGGATCGCCTGTTCGTCGTCGGCCAGTGCCTGCTGGCCCCGCCCAACCGGCCGCTGCCCCATGCCGGAGTTCTGGACGCCCAGCGCCGCACCGACCTGATCCTGCTGCGCGACCCGCGCATGGCCCGGCCGCACAACACCGCCGTGTGGATCGACGCGGTCCAGCCGGGCCGCTGGTTCCAGGCCATGGAAGGCGATCCCGCCGACGCCGCCCGCATCGCCCGCGTCATCACCGGCACGGCGGTGGGCGTGGTCATGTCCGGCGGCGGCGCCCGCGCCTATGCCCACATCGGCGCCCTGAAGGCCCTGTGCGAGGCCGGCGTGCCCATCGACTTCGTCGGCGGCGCCTCCATGGGCGCGGTGGTCGCCGCCGGTCCGGCCATGGGCTGGACGCTGGACGAGTTGGAGGACCGCATCAGACGCTCCTTCGTCGACAGCGACCCGCTCAGCGACATAACCTTCCCCATGCTGGCCATGAGCCGCGCGAAGAAGGTCGATAACCTGCTTCAGGCCGCCTACGGCGACACCGACCTGGCCGACCTGCACCTGCCCTTCTTCGCGGTCTCGACCAACCTCACCTCGGGCCGGATCGAGATCCATCGCCGGGGCCTGATGCGCCGGGCCATGCGCGCCACCATCGCCATCCCGGGCCTGCTGCCGCCTGTGGTTCTGGACCGTCAGGTGCTGGTGGACGGGGCGGTGCTGAACAATTTGCCCGCCGAGGTGATGCGCCAGATGAACGCCGGGCCGGTCATCGGCATCGACATGTCGCAGGCGCGCGGCGTCGATCCTCACATGATCGAGCATCCGCCGTCGATCTGGCGGCTGATCGCCACCGGCGCCTGGCGTCGCGGTCCGCCCATCGTCTCCATCATGATGCGCTCGGCCACCCTGACTTCGGACGCCGAGATCGAGCGGTCGCGGGGCATCGTGGACATTCTGGTCCAGCCCACGCCCGACGGCGTCGATATTCGCGACTGGAAGGCCTACGGCCCCGCCGTCGACGCCGGCTACCGCGCCATGGCCGCCGAACTGGAGGCGCTGGACGGCCCGGTCACCGGCCTGCGCCGTCGTCGTACCGTCGCCGCGCAATCAGGAACAGGCGTGGAAACGGCAGAAGGGTCACCCCGTCCGGACGAGGCGGAAAAGCCCGCGAAAGGGCGTCGGAAAGCGCCGAAAGCCAGGCGGCCTTCATAG
- a CDS encoding M48 family metallopeptidase, translated as MKRAILATLLLSGAALSACAYNDTLGRNQFLIVDDSALTQQADAVWAETLRTQRQSNDPAALNRIRTVGGKIVNAAGLGDRRWEYALFVSDAPNAFVLPSGKIGVTTSLLALVRNDDQLAAVLGHEVGHVVARHAAERYSTSAATGLVLSGVQGAAGDYGQAAGAIGGLGAQLGVLLPFSRRDELEADRLGVDYMQRAGYRPAESVTLWRLMQQQRQGSTPEFASTHPSDTTRITALEQYIASRGWS; from the coding sequence ATGAAACGCGCCATCCTCGCCACCCTTTTGCTGTCCGGAGCCGCGCTGTCGGCCTGCGCCTACAACGACACCTTGGGCCGCAACCAGTTCCTGATCGTGGACGACAGCGCCCTGACCCAGCAGGCGGACGCGGTCTGGGCCGAGACCCTGCGAACCCAGCGGCAGTCCAACGACCCGGCCGCGCTGAACCGTATCCGCACGGTCGGCGGCAAGATCGTCAATGCGGCGGGGCTGGGCGACCGACGCTGGGAGTACGCCCTGTTCGTCAGTGACGCGCCGAACGCCTTCGTCCTGCCGTCGGGCAAGATCGGGGTGACCACCAGCCTGCTGGCGCTGGTCCGCAATGACGATCAGCTGGCCGCCGTGCTGGGGCACGAAGTCGGTCACGTCGTCGCCCGCCACGCCGCCGAGCGCTATTCCACCAGCGCCGCGACCGGACTGGTTCTCAGCGGGGTGCAGGGCGCGGCGGGGGACTATGGCCAGGCGGCGGGCGCCATCGGCGGTCTGGGCGCTCAATTGGGCGTGCTGCTGCCCTTCTCGCGCCGGGATGAGCTGGAGGCCGACCGTCTGGGCGTCGACTACATGCAGCGCGCGGGATACCGCCCGGCCGAGTCTGTCACCCTGTGGCGGCTGATGCAGCAACAGCGTCAGGGCTCCACGCCCGAGTTCGCCTCGACTCACCCGTCCGACACCACGCGGATCACCGCGCTTGAGCAATACATCGCCAGCCGGGGCTGGAGCTGA
- a CDS encoding TonB family protein, producing MTETVEYHRSRYDAPRKKGFLGVPPGVLIVSLLVVTSLFVLLAIYFVNMQFKLREIRYVDDAVNVEIIEPLPEPPPPPPPPPPPSNQPPPPKLQVRVPAPIQSPVSPPPVVLAPTPKDQRIENPGPPVVTTTPPQPAPVPAPPARQSVITQPSWARQVLPDYPERAISRGIESGRVTIQCNVQPNGSLTNCSVVSEDPAGAGFGQAALAAARRSRVSPRTVDGAAEGAVVRWTSRFQMPD from the coding sequence ATGACCGAGACTGTTGAATATCATCGCAGCCGGTACGACGCGCCGCGCAAGAAGGGCTTCCTCGGGGTTCCCCCCGGCGTGCTCATCGTCAGCCTGCTCGTCGTCACCTCCCTGTTCGTTCTGCTGGCGATCTATTTCGTCAACATGCAGTTCAAGCTGCGGGAAATCCGGTACGTCGACGACGCGGTGAACGTGGAGATCATCGAGCCTCTGCCCGAACCTCCGCCGCCTCCGCCGCCGCCGCCGCCGCCGAGCAACCAGCCCCCGCCGCCGAAGCTGCAGGTGCGCGTCCCGGCTCCGATTCAGAGCCCGGTCTCGCCGCCGCCCGTCGTCCTCGCGCCGACGCCGAAGGATCAGCGTATTGAGAACCCCGGTCCGCCGGTGGTGACCACCACGCCGCCCCAACCGGCGCCCGTTCCGGCTCCGCCGGCGCGTCAGTCGGTGATCACGCAGCCGAGCTGGGCCCGTCAGGTCCTGCCGGACTACCCGGAACGCGCGATCTCGCGTGGCATCGAATCCGGCCGGGTTACGATCCAGTGCAACGTTCAACCGAACGGTAGCCTGACGAACTGTTCGGTGGTTTCGGAAGATCCCGCCGGCGCCGGCTTCGGCCAGGCCGCTCTGGCCGCGGCCCGTCGTTCGCGGGTTTCGCCCCGGACGGTGGACGGCGCCGCTGAAGGCGCGGTGGTCCGCTGGACCTCGCGCTTCCAGATGCCGGACTAA
- a CDS encoding biopolymer transporter ExbD has protein sequence MAAKLGGGGGGKWAIEQNSEINVTPFVDIMLVLLIIFMVAAPLATVSVEVKLPAAVAKPQQNPPKPFYVSIQNNGSAYIGDDEVDITSVGAELGKLIGNKLPSDERIFIRADQTTRYGDFMQVMNSLQDHGFYSVALVGEDQSTQ, from the coding sequence ATGGCCGCCAAACTTGGAGGCGGCGGCGGTGGCAAGTGGGCCATTGAGCAGAACTCGGAAATCAACGTCACGCCTTTCGTTGATATCATGCTGGTTCTGCTCATCATCTTCATGGTGGCGGCTCCGCTCGCCACCGTGTCGGTGGAGGTGAAACTTCCTGCTGCGGTCGCTAAACCTCAGCAAAACCCCCCGAAGCCGTTCTATGTGTCTATCCAGAACAACGGCTCGGCTTATATCGGTGACGACGAGGTGGACATCACTTCGGTCGGCGCCGAGCTGGGCAAGCTGATCGGGAACAAGCTGCCGTCGGATGAGCGTATCTTCATCCGCGCGGACCAGACGACCCGATACGGTGATTTCATGCAGGTCATGAATTCGCTCCAGGATCACGGTTTCTATTCCGTGGCTCTGGTCGGCGAAGACCAGTCGACTCAGTAA
- a CDS encoding MotA/TolQ/ExbB proton channel family protein translates to MLDFKKTNILLAMAGAAVLMVGSPVLAQETAAPTAAASTAAPAATTPAPTPAPAAEPAAAEEPAAEGDKMTVASMFQHADIVVKVVMIGLVLASIFSWTLLLIKLFEFGSLNRATDRFLESFRQARTIADMRKVATSDEFDGNPLADMAAAATDEIELSRQAGLSVTGEHSDSALLRAQQATSAVQSGLAKRLSGGQQFLASTGSIGPFVGLFGTVYGIMNSFIGIANTNTTNLAVVAPGIAEALLATGIGLFAAIPAVVFYNYFNTRIAAYGTRSDGFNAELINAISRNLDKGA, encoded by the coding sequence ATGCTCGACTTCAAAAAGACCAACATTCTTCTGGCCATGGCCGGCGCCGCCGTCCTGATGGTCGGTTCGCCGGTCCTCGCGCAGGAAACGGCCGCCCCGACCGCGGCGGCCTCGACTGCCGCTCCGGCCGCCACCACCCCCGCCCCGACCCCGGCTCCGGCCGCTGAACCGGCCGCCGCTGAAGAGCCGGCTGCCGAAGGCGACAAGATGACCGTCGCGTCGATGTTCCAACACGCCGACATCGTCGTGAAGGTCGTCATGATCGGCTTGGTTCTGGCCTCGATCTTCTCGTGGACCCTGCTGCTCATCAAGCTGTTCGAGTTCGGTTCGCTGAACCGCGCCACCGACCGCTTCCTGGAATCGTTCCGTCAGGCCCGCACCATCGCTGACATGCGTAAGGTCGCCACCTCGGACGAGTTCGACGGCAACCCGCTGGCCGACATGGCCGCCGCGGCCACCGACGAAATCGAACTGTCGCGTCAGGCCGGCCTCTCGGTCACCGGCGAACACTCCGACTCGGCCCTGCTGCGCGCTCAACAAGCGACGTCGGCGGTTCAATCGGGTCTGGCCAAGCGCCTGTCGGGCGGCCAGCAGTTCCTGGCCTCGACCGGCTCGATCGGTCCGTTCGTCGGTCTGTTCGGCACCGTGTACGGCATCATGAACTCGTTCATCGGTATAGCGAACACCAACACGACCAACCTGGCCGTCGTTGCTCCGGGTATCGCTGAAGCCCTGCTCGCCACCGGCATCGGCCTGTTCGCCGCTATTCCGGCGGTCGTGTTCTACAACTACTTCAACACGCGCATCGCGGCCTACGGCACCCGTTCGGACGGCTTCAACGCTGAACTGATCAACGCGATCTCGCGTAACCTCGACAAGGGGGCGTAA
- a CDS encoding DNA gyrase inhibitor YacG yields MATCPICTRAPASPDYKPFCSKRCADVDLQRWFTGGYTIPVRNDEPTDDGERGPFKED; encoded by the coding sequence ATGGCGACCTGTCCGATCTGCACGCGCGCGCCCGCGAGTCCTGATTACAAACCCTTCTGCTCCAAGCGTTGCGCGGATGTGGACCTGCAGCGCTGGTTCACCGGCGGCTACACCATTCCGGTGCGCAACGACGAGCCGACGGATGACGGCGAACGCGGTCCGTTCAAAGAAGACTGA
- a CDS encoding ribonuclease E/G, whose translation MTVEVFLDDTPGELRAVVERNGRAEHIYIERADDVPQTRLGARSVGRVRQSAPGLKGAFIDVGGGHEAFMPLKGGISAPVGAKVEVEITAERREQKAPVARWIAAGQGDVRLLAAGPTLTQTLERLAPGAGIITGREAIEAGRRAMDEAQAPAAVPGGLVHVQRTRAMITVDVDLNAHDMGRARPRDETNRLALKEAARLIRLNRWGGLVAIDLIGSQHDGQMILKAAKAAFGGDPAVVIGPVNRFGVLMLSLPWRETPLEEVLYADPAARRLRPVQLAQEAVRRLRSAMLEDTGRARISLHCGPELATLTGPLVAELGPRAHLKIDAAAGPGVFSIEAE comes from the coding sequence GTGACGGTCGAGGTCTTCCTCGATGACACGCCCGGCGAGCTGCGGGCGGTGGTCGAACGGAACGGCCGCGCCGAACACATATACATAGAGAGAGCCGACGACGTCCCGCAGACGCGGCTGGGCGCGCGTTCGGTCGGGCGGGTGCGGCAGTCCGCGCCGGGCCTGAAGGGCGCCTTTATCGATGTGGGCGGGGGGCATGAGGCCTTCATGCCGCTGAAGGGCGGGATTTCCGCGCCGGTCGGGGCCAAGGTCGAGGTCGAGATCACCGCCGAACGGCGCGAACAGAAGGCGCCGGTCGCGCGCTGGATCGCGGCAGGGCAGGGGGATGTCCGTCTTTTGGCCGCCGGGCCGACGCTGACACAGACGCTGGAGCGGCTGGCCCCCGGCGCCGGGATCATCACCGGACGCGAGGCCATCGAGGCCGGCCGGCGCGCGATGGACGAGGCGCAGGCGCCCGCCGCCGTGCCGGGCGGGCTGGTCCACGTCCAGCGCACGCGGGCGATGATCACCGTCGATGTGGACCTGAACGCCCACGACATGGGACGCGCCCGGCCGAGGGACGAGACGAATCGTCTGGCCCTGAAAGAGGCGGCGCGGCTGATCCGGCTGAATCGCTGGGGCGGGCTGGTCGCGATCGACCTGATCGGAAGCCAGCATGACGGCCAGATGATTCTGAAGGCGGCGAAGGCGGCCTTCGGCGGCGATCCGGCGGTGGTGATCGGGCCGGTGAACCGGTTCGGGGTGCTGATGCTGTCCCTGCCCTGGCGCGAGACCCCGCTGGAGGAGGTGCTGTACGCCGATCCGGCGGCGCGACGTCTGCGTCCGGTCCAGCTGGCGCAGGAGGCGGTGCGTCGTTTGAGGTCGGCGATGCTGGAGGATACGGGGCGGGCGCGGATCAGCCTGCATTGCGGTCCGGAGCTGGCGACTCTCACCGGGCCGCTGGTGGCGGAACTGGGGCCCCGGGCCCATCTGAAGATCGACGCCGCGGCGGGGCCGGGCGTCTTTTCCATTGAGGCCGAGTGA
- a CDS encoding nucleoside triphosphate pyrophosphatase yields MSRPELVLASASPRRVELLALVGIKPDRIEPADIDETPLAGETPPRLAARLAIGKAQVVAERAPEAVVLAADTVVSVGRRFLEKAADEAECVRFLKLLSGRGHRVYTGVAVAKGGQVRHRVVETRVTFKVLSDAEIADYIASGEWKGKAGGYGIQGRAGAFVTRLVGSYPAVMGLPLYESVNLLTGVGWKP; encoded by the coding sequence TTGTCGCGTCCTGAACTGGTGCTGGCTTCGGCCAGTCCGCGCCGCGTGGAATTGCTGGCGCTGGTCGGGATCAAGCCCGACCGAATCGAGCCCGCCGACATCGATGAGACCCCGCTGGCCGGGGAGACGCCGCCGCGCCTCGCCGCGCGTCTGGCCATCGGCAAGGCGCAGGTGGTCGCCGAGCGCGCGCCAGAGGCCGTGGTTCTGGCCGCCGACACCGTGGTGTCCGTGGGCCGCCGCTTCCTCGAAAAGGCCGCCGATGAGGCGGAATGCGTGCGCTTTCTGAAGCTGCTCTCGGGACGGGGGCACCGGGTCTATACCGGCGTGGCCGTGGCCAAGGGCGGGCAGGTGCGCCATCGGGTCGTGGAGACCCGCGTGACCTTCAAGGTCCTGTCCGACGCCGAGATCGCCGACTACATCGCGTCGGGCGAATGGAAGGGCAAGGCCGGGGGCTATGGCATCCAGGGCCGGGCCGGGGCCTTCGTGACCCGTCTCGTCGGCAGCTATCCGGCCGTGATGGGCCTGCCGCTGTATGAGAGCGTCAACCTGCTGACCGGCGTGGGCTGGAAGCCGTGA
- the infA gene encoding translation initiation factor IF-1 — protein sequence MAKEELLEFPGVVSELLPNATFRVTLENDHEIIAHTAGKMRKNRIRVLAGDKVLVEMTPYDLTKGRITYRFK from the coding sequence ATGGCTAAGGAAGAACTGCTCGAGTTTCCCGGCGTCGTCAGCGAACTGCTGCCGAACGCGACGTTCCGCGTGACGCTTGAGAACGACCACGAAATCATCGCCCACACCGCGGGCAAGATGCGCAAGAACCGCATCCGCGTGCTGGCAGGCGACAAGGTGCTGGTCGAAATGACCCCCTACGACCTGACCAAGGGCCGTATCACCTACCGCTTCAAGTAA
- a CDS encoding UPF0262 family protein, translating to MSDHRLASITLDAASLPAASAEIEHERRVAIFDLVEKNSFEPAGAETGPYALKLSSQDGRLVFDIAGPHFAKAHGLSMSPLSKTIKDYIDICDSYYEVLRGTDVSKIEAVDMGRRGLHNEGAELLKSRLDGKITVDHETARRLFTLVTALYRR from the coding sequence GTGAGCGACCATCGGCTGGCCTCGATCACGCTGGACGCCGCGTCCCTGCCGGCGGCCTCGGCCGAGATCGAGCACGAGCGGCGCGTCGCCATCTTCGATCTGGTGGAGAAGAACAGCTTTGAGCCCGCGGGCGCCGAGACCGGCCCTTATGCGCTGAAGCTGTCGTCACAGGACGGGCGGCTGGTGTTCGACATCGCCGGGCCGCACTTCGCGAAGGCCCACGGCCTGTCGATGTCGCCGCTGAGCAAGACCATCAAGGACTACATCGACATCTGCGACAGCTATTACGAAGTGCTGCGCGGGACCGACGTGTCCAAGATCGAGGCCGTCGATATGGGCCGCCGGGGTCTGCACAACGAAGGCGCCGAGCTGCTGAAATCGCGGCTGGACGGCAAGATCACCGTCGATCACGAGACGGCGCGTCGGTTGTTCACCCTGGTGACGGCGCTGTATCGGCGGTGA
- a CDS encoding DUF2948 family protein codes for MSTEADGAAEEKAIKSPMEPLRLLAEDDHDLSIISVALQDAIMRPVDIVWERGARLLTVTLSRFCWECGGTRVMAAMQFGDVVSVKSRRLPRGPETALELLAMHFEPGEAPGGRVIMMFAGGGDLRIDVECLDAVLTDLSERWPAKMAPTHLEGSLEAVLNGTSNGAAPR; via the coding sequence ATGAGCACTGAGGCCGACGGCGCGGCGGAGGAAAAGGCGATCAAGTCGCCGATGGAGCCCCTGCGCCTGCTGGCCGAGGACGACCATGACCTGAGCATCATCTCGGTGGCGTTGCAGGATGCGATCATGCGTCCGGTGGACATTGTCTGGGAGCGCGGCGCGCGCCTGCTGACGGTGACGCTGAGCCGGTTCTGCTGGGAATGCGGCGGCACCCGGGTGATGGCGGCGATGCAGTTCGGCGATGTGGTCTCGGTCAAGAGCCGTCGCCTGCCGCGCGGGCCGGAGACGGCGCTGGAGCTGCTGGCCATGCATTTCGAGCCGGGCGAGGCGCCGGGCGGGCGGGTCATCATGATGTTCGCGGGCGGCGGTGATCTGCGGATCGACGTGGAATGCCTGGACGCGGTGCTGACCGACCTGTCGGAGCGCTGGCCCGCGAAGATGGCGCCGACCCATCTGGAAGGCTCGCTGGAAGCGGTGCTGAACGGGACCTCGAACGGGGCGGCCCCCCGGTGA
- the murA gene encoding UDP-N-acetylglucosamine 1-carboxyvinyltransferase: protein MDSIAITGGAQLNGVIPVSGAKNSALKLMAASILTDQPLLLTNMPRLADTKFLGKLLQALGVEVTERDGANGQETLFDGRTISSTFAPYDLVRQMRASFNVLGPLLARTGEAKVSLPGGCTIGARPVDLHLQALTALGAEIELDEGYVTARAPRGLQGAEIEFPFVSVGATEHALLAAVMANGTTVLRKAAREPEIGDLARCLTAMGAKIEGIDTDVLTITGVTSLGGAEWSVIPDRIEMGSYAVAAAMAGGEVRLTKARPELMTALTEKMVAAGVEISPTEDGVIVKRDPKQRLKAVNLETEVYPGFATDLQAQFMTLMTTAEGESTIRETIFENRFMHAPELARLGADIHVHAGEAVVKGVEVLHGAPVMATDLRASVSLVIAGLVAQGETTVGRVYHLDRGFERLEEKLGACGANIRRIKGEAHEH from the coding sequence ATGGACAGCATCGCCATCACCGGCGGCGCCCAGCTGAACGGGGTGATTCCCGTCAGCGGCGCCAAGAATTCCGCCCTCAAGCTGATGGCCGCCTCGATCCTGACGGATCAGCCGCTGCTGCTGACCAATATGCCGCGTCTGGCGGACACGAAATTCCTGGGCAAGCTGCTGCAGGCGCTGGGCGTGGAAGTGACCGAGCGCGACGGCGCGAACGGGCAGGAGACCCTGTTCGACGGCCGCACCATCAGCTCGACCTTCGCCCCCTATGATCTGGTCCGCCAGATGCGGGCCAGCTTCAACGTGCTGGGGCCGCTGCTGGCGCGCACGGGCGAGGCCAAGGTCTCGCTGCCGGGCGGCTGCACCATCGGGGCGCGTCCGGTGGACCTGCACCTGCAGGCCCTGACCGCGCTGGGCGCCGAGATCGAACTGGACGAGGGCTATGTCACCGCCCGGGCGCCGCGCGGTCTGCAGGGCGCCGAGATCGAGTTCCCGTTCGTCTCGGTCGGCGCGACCGAGCACGCCTTGCTGGCCGCCGTGATGGCCAACGGGACGACGGTGCTGCGCAAGGCGGCGCGGGAGCCGGAGATCGGCGACCTGGCCCGCTGCCTGACCGCCATGGGCGCGAAGATCGAGGGTATCGACACGGATGTGCTGACCATCACCGGGGTGACCTCGCTGGGCGGCGCCGAGTGGTCGGTGATTCCGGACCGGATCGAGATGGGCTCATACGCCGTCGCGGCCGCCATGGCCGGGGGCGAGGTGCGCCTGACCAAGGCGCGCCCGGAGCTGATGACCGCCCTGACCGAGAAGATGGTCGCCGCGGGCGTCGAGATCAGCCCGACCGAGGACGGGGTGATCGTGAAGCGTGATCCGAAGCAGCGTCTGAAGGCGGTGAATCTGGAAACCGAGGTCTATCCGGGCTTCGCCACCGACCTGCAGGCGCAGTTCATGACGCTGATGACGACCGCGGAGGGCGAAAGCACCATCCGCGAGACCATTTTCGAGAACCGCTTCATGCATGCGCCGGAGCTGGCGCGACTGGGCGCGGACATTCACGTTCACGCGGGCGAGGCGGTGGTGAAGGGCGTCGAGGTGCTGCACGGCGCGCCGGTGATGGCGACCGATCTGCGGGCCTCGGTGAGTCTGGTCATCGCCGGACTTGTCGCGCAGGGTGAGACCACGGTCGGCCGGGTCTATCATCTGGATCGCGGTTTCGAGCGTTTGGAAGAGAAGCTGGGCGCCTGTGGCGCGAACATCCGGCGGATCAAGGGCGAGGCGCATGAGCACTGA
- a CDS encoding efflux RND transporter periplasmic adaptor subunit, with translation MATRKHWLMTGAAVIAALGIGFGAARLFDSPSPAADSHTEGEEGHSDEEAPEGFVALTEQEAVAAGVTLTGLQRGGGTELRLPGHVSLAPGAEARVDAPLAGTVTAVHVGPGARVRRGTVLVTLRSPEGAAARADADTAAAEAEAARAALTRDETLFERGYMPRARLDVTRAEARSAEARLRSARARVAAFGNPGSDGVVVVRSPADGVVTRLIAAPGVTLHEEALQVAEIADTGRAELVFDAPPSAARLLTIGSTLRAETADGAVLQAVVVAVAPATQGGTATIRATAQGAAPAPGTVLSARLPVGGGNGLTVPADAVQTVEGVTSIFVREGDGFRARPVTVGATAGGRTEILSGLTGSERIAGAGAFVLKAELAKGEAEHGH, from the coding sequence ATGGCTACCCGCAAACACTGGCTGATGACCGGCGCCGCCGTCATCGCCGCGCTCGGCATCGGATTCGGCGCCGCCCGCCTGTTCGATTCGCCCTCCCCTGCCGCCGACTCCCACACCGAGGGCGAAGAAGGCCATTCCGACGAAGAGGCCCCCGAAGGCTTCGTCGCCCTGACCGAACAGGAGGCCGTCGCCGCCGGCGTCACCCTGACCGGGCTTCAGCGCGGCGGCGGCACGGAGCTTCGCCTGCCCGGCCACGTCTCTCTGGCGCCCGGCGCGGAAGCCCGCGTTGACGCCCCGCTCGCCGGGACGGTCACCGCCGTTCACGTCGGCCCCGGCGCCCGCGTGCGGCGCGGGACGGTGCTGGTCACCCTGCGCAGTCCCGAGGGCGCCGCCGCCCGGGCGGACGCCGACACCGCCGCCGCAGAGGCCGAGGCCGCCCGCGCCGCCCTGACCCGCGACGAGACCCTGTTCGAGCGCGGCTACATGCCCCGCGCCCGGCTGGACGTGACCCGCGCCGAGGCCCGGTCCGCCGAGGCCCGTCTGCGGTCGGCCCGCGCCCGTGTCGCCGCCTTCGGCAATCCGGGCAGCGACGGCGTCGTGGTCGTCCGCAGTCCCGCCGACGGGGTCGTCACCCGCCTGATCGCCGCCCCCGGCGTGACCCTGCATGAGGAGGCCCTGCAGGTGGCCGAGATCGCCGACACCGGCCGCGCCGAACTGGTCTTCGACGCCCCGCCGTCCGCCGCTCGTCTGCTGACCATCGGCTCGACCCTGCGCGCCGAGACCGCCGACGGCGCCGTGCTGCAGGCCGTCGTCGTCGCCGTCGCTCCGGCGACTCAAGGCGGCACCGCCACCATCCGCGCCACGGCCCAGGGCGCCGCGCCCGCGCCCGGCACGGTCCTGTCGGCCCGCCTGCCGGTCGGCGGCGGCAACGGCCTGACCGTCCCCGCCGACGCGGTCCAGACGGTCGAGGGCGTGACCTCGATCTTCGTGCGCGAAGGCGACGGCTTCCGCGCCCGCCCCGTCACCGTCGGCGCCACCGCCGGGGGCCGCACCGAGATCCTGTCGGGCCTGACCGGGTCCGAACGCATCGCCGGCGCCGGCGCCTTCGTGCTCAAGGCCGAACTGGCCAAGGGCGAAGCGGAGCATGGGCACTGA